A genomic region of Sulfobacillus acidophilus DSM 10332 contains the following coding sequences:
- a CDS encoding transposase IS4 family protein (COGs: COG5421 Transposase~InterPro IPR002559~KEGG: aac:Aaci_2556 transposase IS4 family protein~PFAM: Transposase, IS4-like~SPTR: IS4 family transposase), translated as MSNNLRMNTPDIVGAGPVIRALCEEIGLVAAIDQCVQWDPERCHLSPGERILALVINVLTARQPLYRVHEPLALTDTPLLLGAGITATDLTDDALGRALDKIAAAGGATVFSAVAARALLHDRVWYPDGPLFVHWDSTTRSVYGTYPDAGSGSGVTPAYGHSKDHRPDLRPMILTLLGTREGIPVVGTVQEGNRSDKTLNAEMVAALDDDFSPTQLRQLVYVADSALVTGPNLELLAERQLRFLSRLPDTYHVAADVKAAAWAADVWRPLGRIGVRADAATYQASEQHGQIEGRDYRLVVYRSSHLDRRKAQTLDRAVTREFQQLTRTAAAFGARTFACAADAEAAGAQWQATAVWHTVSTTVVAETVPQKRPTRGRPRAQAPAPPTITRYRVQPTVGSPDPDRLQAARERASTFVLITNLAAEDFDARRLLEEYKGQTVIEQRFHFLKDPAFVDALFVQKPERVEALGDVLLLACLVLSLLERRVRQGPPLPTPSRGRLARPTGQEILHHLRPLVVIRGHDQTRQLVVPPLYQKTVSAILAAAGFTAAIYTQIPERRTG; from the coding sequence GTGTCGAATAACCTGCGTATGAACACACCTGACATCGTCGGGGCGGGGCCGGTGATTCGGGCCCTGTGCGAAGAGATCGGCCTCGTGGCCGCCATTGACCAATGCGTGCAGTGGGATCCCGAGCGCTGTCACCTCTCCCCCGGAGAGCGGATCTTAGCCTTAGTCATCAATGTTCTGACCGCTCGGCAGCCCTTATACCGGGTGCATGAGCCATTGGCGCTCACCGATACGCCCCTGCTGTTAGGAGCGGGGATTACCGCCACCGACTTAACCGATGATGCGCTCGGACGGGCCCTCGACAAAATTGCGGCCGCGGGTGGGGCCACCGTCTTTAGTGCGGTGGCGGCACGCGCCTTACTGCATGACCGGGTCTGGTATCCCGACGGCCCCCTGTTTGTCCACTGGGATAGTACGACGCGATCGGTGTATGGCACGTATCCGGATGCGGGCTCCGGGTCGGGGGTCACTCCGGCCTATGGGCACTCCAAGGATCATCGGCCCGATCTCCGCCCAATGATTTTGACGCTCTTAGGGACCCGGGAGGGGATCCCGGTCGTCGGGACCGTTCAAGAGGGGAACCGCAGCGACAAGACCTTAAATGCTGAGATGGTGGCCGCCCTCGACGACGATTTTTCGCCCACTCAGTTGCGGCAGTTGGTGTACGTGGCCGACTCGGCCTTGGTGACCGGCCCCAACCTGGAGCTCCTGGCGGAGCGTCAGCTCCGCTTCCTATCCCGCTTACCGGATACGTATCACGTGGCCGCCGACGTCAAAGCCGCGGCTTGGGCCGCCGATGTGTGGAGGCCGCTGGGCCGCATCGGCGTCCGGGCGGACGCCGCGACCTACCAGGCGTCGGAACAGCATGGCCAGATTGAGGGCCGGGACTATCGCTTGGTGGTCTATCGGTCGAGTCATCTCGACCGCCGGAAGGCCCAGACCCTGGACCGAGCGGTGACGCGGGAGTTCCAGCAGTTGACGCGGACAGCCGCGGCCTTCGGCGCGCGGACCTTCGCCTGCGCCGCCGATGCCGAAGCCGCCGGCGCCCAATGGCAGGCCACCGCCGTCTGGCATACCGTCTCCACGACCGTGGTGGCCGAAACCGTCCCTCAAAAACGGCCCACGCGGGGCCGGCCGCGGGCCCAAGCGCCCGCCCCGCCAACCATCACGCGCTATCGCGTGCAGCCGACCGTGGGCTCGCCCGATCCGGATCGTCTCCAAGCCGCGCGAGAACGCGCCTCAACCTTTGTGCTGATCACCAATCTGGCTGCCGAAGATTTTGACGCCCGACGGCTCCTGGAAGAATACAAAGGCCAAACCGTCATTGAGCAGCGGTTTCATTTTTTGAAGGATCCCGCCTTCGTGGATGCGTTGTTTGTGCAGAAACCGGAACGCGTGGAGGCCTTAGGCGATGTCCTGCTGCTCGCCTGTCTCGTGCTCAGTCTGTTGGAACGGCGCGTCCGCCAAGGACCGCCGCTGCCGACGCCGTCCCGGGGCCGCCTCGCGCGGCCCACGGGCCAAGAAATCCTGCACCATCTCCGACCCTTAGTGGTGATCCGAGGGCATGATCAGACGCGACAGTTGGTCGTCCCGCCTCTCTACCAGAAGACGGTGTCCGCGATATTGGCGGCGGCCGGGTTCACCGCCGCGATCTATACGCAGATTCCCGAACGACGCACCGGTTAA
- a CDS encoding GCN5-related N-acetyltransferase (PFAM: Acetyltransferase (GNAT) family~COGs: COG1247 Sortase and related acyltransferase~InterPro IPR000182~KEGG: bha:BH0433 phosphinothricin N-acetyltransferase~PFAM: GCN5-related N-acetyltransferase~SPTR: Phosphinothricin N-acetyltransferase), with protein sequence MEALQITPLLATDWHAVRQIYWEGIQTGHATFEEHPPEWVAWDTAHLKACRLVARVDGPPVGWAALSPVSSRCVYAGVAEVSIYVSEKVRGQGVGRRLLQALIDASEEEGFWTLQSGVFPENTASVALHKKLGFREVGRRERIGRLHGVWRDVLLLERRSPVIGVNDDMNPEAG encoded by the coding sequence ATGGAAGCGTTACAGATTACCCCCCTTCTCGCGACCGATTGGCACGCCGTACGTCAAATTTATTGGGAAGGTATTCAAACCGGCCACGCCACGTTTGAAGAACATCCACCAGAATGGGTCGCATGGGATACCGCTCATCTCAAGGCCTGTCGGTTAGTGGCCCGTGTCGACGGGCCCCCCGTCGGATGGGCGGCCTTAAGCCCGGTTTCCAGTCGTTGTGTCTACGCCGGGGTCGCCGAAGTCAGTATCTACGTGAGCGAAAAGGTCCGTGGTCAAGGCGTCGGTCGTCGGCTCTTACAGGCCCTTATCGACGCCAGCGAAGAGGAAGGGTTTTGGACCCTACAGTCCGGAGTTTTTCCGGAAAACACGGCCAGTGTCGCCCTCCATAAAAAGCTCGGGTTTCGCGAAGTCGGCCGTCGGGAACGAATCGGTCGCCTCCATGGTGTTTGGCGCGATGTGCTGTTATTGGAGCGCCGAAGTCCGGTGATTGGAGTCAATGACGACATGAACCCCGAAGCGGGCTAA
- a CDS encoding SNF2-related protein (PFAM: Helicase conserved C-terminal domain; Bacterial SNF2 helicase associated; SNF2 family N-terminal domain; SWIM zinc finger~COGs: COG0553 Superfamily II DNA/RNA helicase SNF2 family~InterProIPR007527:IPR013663:IPR000330:IPR001650:IPR 014001~KEGG: ppm:PPSC2_c0706 helicase, swf/snf~PFAM: SNF2-related; Helicase, SWF/SNF/SWI type, bacterial; Zinc finger, SWIM-type; DNA/RNA helicase, C-terminal~SMART: DNA/RNA helicase, C-terminal; DEAD-like helicase, N-terminal~SPTR: Non-specific serine/threonine protein kinase): MGLAKLNRSVLERWIPHRYIERGAQYLYDGRVRLLDALEAEEEWVFRVMGVRPYTVTIFGAQEDTLGAECECPVYHGGEWCKHIAAALLYLIQPPPEMSPVEAGPSDLSARFLQIFRSDVAPKTRDVLTVQFFLHMVPKGIDYVLQLELKVGPKKPYVVKNVGDFLEAVAQQKPYRFTDKFWYRPEDHTFDETSQRICSLLYEMVQQRRFYERQINPYSYTVPTEPRILAVQPDLWPRLAPLLATASTMVGSLAEPFELGQGPLPLDTTVTPDSPGRYVLQINGLHVLFLLPLYHTVFWDNVAYLLAAEDFASLSELQKLSRHRATLDIGLTADDLPAALARALPVLDRIGQVTIDPAVASQVVDIPVVLRVYLDWIDDMVTAHVDFVYGAWVLHDGEPLPPDAPVIIRRSAEESALLERLGRFGFQNVGSHWILSEEEPLFAFLTDGLKELESAAEVYATPRFESLLGRQETVRPSARVELDQKLQWLDVSSSLDGIDPDELPGILKALIEKKTYHRLTNGTFLALNDPELQAWGDTLDALGVNPRTLKSTQARVPALGALPLLDSAPGPVKLGRTLKQWLEDLRHPEAADIPVPTSLASILREYQVTGFQWFKTLARYGFGGILADDMGLGKTVQTIAFLLSEWESSAMTEPALIVAPASLAYNWHSELMKFAPVLRVGLLTGNKAERETMLENLDAYDVLITSYPLIRRDIVQYRALSFHALILDEAQMIKNQATQTAQAVADVPSRYRFALTGTPVENSLDDLWSIFHAVFPDLLGGKTAFGRLTPEQVAKRVRPFILRRVKRDVLRELPDRIDSVHYSDLTPDQKKVYLAYLSQFQKETREELARQGLDKSRIKILAGLTRLRQICAHPALFLENYQGGSGKLDQLVEVLEECRDGGQRVLIFSQFTSMLTLMKPVLESHGWPFFYLDGNTPPADRQAMVTRFNQGERSLFLISLRAGGTGLNLTGADTVILYDLWWNPQVDEQAIGRAHRLGQRNVVQVIRLIAQGTIEDKIYELQQKKSALVDHVLSNATESIDRLTEEDIRELLAL; this comes from the coding sequence GTGGGGTTGGCGAAACTGAACCGATCGGTACTGGAACGGTGGATTCCCCACCGGTATATCGAACGCGGGGCGCAATATCTCTACGACGGCCGGGTACGGCTTTTGGACGCGTTAGAGGCCGAAGAGGAATGGGTGTTTCGGGTGATGGGCGTCAGGCCCTATACCGTCACCATCTTCGGTGCCCAGGAAGACACCCTCGGCGCGGAATGCGAATGCCCCGTCTATCATGGCGGCGAATGGTGCAAACACATTGCCGCCGCCCTCTTGTATCTCATTCAGCCCCCGCCGGAGATGAGCCCGGTCGAGGCCGGCCCGTCCGATTTGTCGGCACGGTTTTTGCAGATTTTTCGTTCCGACGTCGCGCCCAAAACCCGGGACGTGCTGACGGTCCAGTTTTTTCTTCACATGGTCCCGAAAGGGATTGACTATGTACTCCAACTGGAACTGAAAGTCGGCCCGAAAAAGCCGTATGTGGTCAAAAACGTGGGGGACTTTTTGGAAGCGGTCGCCCAACAAAAGCCCTATCGGTTTACCGACAAGTTTTGGTACCGGCCGGAAGACCATACGTTTGACGAAACCTCTCAAAGGATTTGTTCCCTGCTCTACGAGATGGTCCAACAGCGTCGGTTCTACGAACGCCAGATCAACCCCTATAGCTATACGGTGCCGACCGAACCTCGGATCCTGGCCGTGCAGCCCGACCTCTGGCCCCGACTGGCGCCGCTCTTGGCCACCGCTTCGACTATGGTCGGTTCCCTGGCGGAACCCTTTGAACTGGGTCAGGGCCCGTTACCGCTCGATACGACCGTGACGCCCGATAGTCCGGGACGTTACGTCCTGCAAATTAACGGGTTACACGTGCTCTTTTTGTTGCCCCTCTATCACACCGTCTTTTGGGACAACGTGGCCTATCTTCTGGCGGCCGAGGATTTCGCCTCCCTCAGCGAATTACAGAAGCTCTCGCGACATCGCGCGACACTGGATATCGGTCTGACGGCCGACGATCTGCCCGCCGCATTGGCTCGGGCCCTGCCGGTACTCGACCGCATCGGTCAGGTAACGATCGACCCGGCGGTCGCTTCCCAAGTGGTCGATATACCAGTCGTTTTAAGGGTCTACCTCGATTGGATTGACGATATGGTCACCGCCCACGTCGACTTCGTCTACGGCGCCTGGGTTCTTCATGACGGCGAGCCCCTGCCGCCGGACGCCCCCGTCATTATCCGCCGAAGCGCCGAGGAATCGGCGCTTTTGGAACGCCTCGGCCGGTTCGGATTTCAAAACGTCGGCTCGCATTGGATATTGAGCGAGGAGGAACCTCTGTTCGCTTTTCTGACCGACGGTCTAAAAGAATTGGAATCCGCGGCGGAGGTTTACGCCACCCCGCGGTTCGAATCCCTTTTAGGGCGGCAGGAAACCGTGCGGCCGAGCGCCCGGGTGGAGCTCGACCAAAAGCTTCAGTGGCTGGACGTCTCGTCTAGCCTGGACGGTATCGATCCGGACGAGCTCCCCGGGATCTTAAAGGCCCTGATCGAGAAAAAAACGTACCACCGTCTGACCAACGGCACCTTTCTCGCCTTAAACGACCCTGAGCTTCAGGCATGGGGCGATACGCTCGACGCGCTCGGTGTCAACCCACGTACCCTAAAGAGTACCCAAGCCCGAGTCCCCGCCTTGGGCGCCCTGCCGCTGTTGGACTCCGCCCCGGGCCCCGTAAAACTGGGCCGGACGTTGAAACAGTGGCTCGAGGATTTACGTCACCCGGAGGCCGCGGATATTCCGGTGCCGACCTCGTTGGCGTCGATCTTGCGAGAATACCAGGTGACCGGGTTTCAATGGTTTAAAACGTTGGCCCGCTATGGCTTCGGGGGTATCTTGGCCGACGACATGGGCCTAGGGAAAACGGTGCAAACTATCGCATTTCTCTTGTCCGAATGGGAATCCAGCGCCATGACAGAGCCTGCCCTCATCGTGGCGCCGGCATCTTTGGCCTACAACTGGCACAGTGAACTCATGAAATTCGCCCCGGTGCTGCGGGTCGGCCTTCTCACCGGCAATAAGGCTGAAAGGGAAACGATGCTGGAAAATCTGGACGCCTACGACGTGCTGATTACCTCATACCCCTTAATCCGGCGGGACATCGTCCAGTACCGGGCGCTATCGTTTCACGCGCTCATTTTGGACGAAGCGCAGATGATCAAAAACCAAGCCACCCAAACCGCCCAGGCGGTCGCCGACGTCCCGAGTCGGTATCGGTTTGCCCTGACCGGCACGCCGGTGGAAAATTCCTTGGATGACCTCTGGTCCATTTTTCACGCGGTGTTTCCCGATCTCTTGGGGGGCAAAACCGCTTTCGGCCGGCTGACGCCTGAGCAGGTGGCGAAACGGGTGCGGCCGTTTATCCTCCGCCGGGTCAAACGCGACGTGCTGCGAGAATTGCCCGACCGGATCGATTCGGTGCATTATAGCGACCTCACCCCGGATCAGAAAAAGGTCTACCTCGCCTATTTGAGCCAGTTCCAAAAAGAAACCCGTGAGGAACTGGCACGCCAGGGGTTGGATAAAAGCCGAATCAAGATCTTGGCCGGACTGACCCGGCTTCGTCAAATCTGCGCCCATCCGGCCCTATTCCTCGAAAATTACCAAGGCGGCTCCGGAAAACTCGACCAACTCGTGGAGGTATTGGAGGAATGCCGGGACGGGGGCCAACGGGTGCTGATCTTCTCCCAATTCACCTCCATGCTGACGTTGATGAAACCGGTTTTGGAATCGCACGGCTGGCCCTTTTTCTATCTCGACGGCAACACTCCGCCGGCCGACCGGCAAGCCATGGTCACCCGCTTTAACCAAGGCGAACGGAGTCTTTTTCTCATTTCTCTTCGCGCCGGCGGTACCGGCCTTAACCTGACCGGGGCCGACACGGTCATCTTATATGACCTTTGGTGGAACCCCCAGGTGGACGAGCAGGCCATCGGCCGCGCCCATCGACTCGGCCAGCGTAACGTGGTACAAGTCATTCGGCTCATAGCGCAAGGCACCATCGAGGACAAAATCTATGAGCTTCAACAAAAGAAATCGGCCTTGGTCGACCATGTATTGAGTAATGCCACCGAATCCATCGACCGGCTGACCGAAGAGGATATCCGGGAGCTCTTGGCGCTTTAA
- a CDS encoding metallophosphoesterase (PFAM: 5'-nucleotidase, C-terminal domain; Calcineurin-like phosphoesterase~COGs: COG0737 5'-nucleotidase/2' 3'-cyclic phosphodiesterase and related esterase~InterPro IPR004843:IPR008334~KEGG: dba:Dbac_1173 5'-nucleotidase domain protein~PFAM: Metallophosphoesterase; 5'-Nucleotidase, C-terminal~SPTR: Putative uncharacterized protein), which produces MAERRLTLVQQNDTHGYLWPHPELFWTVPRPTFRRHVGGLARAVTVVRRLRQAGPVLWVDGGDTFHGTGPVVLSRGQIVPPLLKAAGIDVMVPGNWVFAYGPDALKDFIRQSGVSALAANAETSDGSFLPAVTVKEVGGVRVGLMGLTYPAETQTMPESFSRGLTFTLDVPEIQASMDRLRHTERVDLTVLLSHIGLPLDLRLAEEVHGIDVILSAHSHDRLHQVMTVGNTVVIQAGAHGSFLGVLSLTVDGPQKLSDWDYRLMTLIDEEEDPAIAARVSEALAPYQEQMNEPVGQLGSPLHRMTVLETPMDRVITDAYVAYTGADMAFSHGWRYGAPMLPGVFTRGDLYNMIPTNPDLFEAELDGHTLRDFLEKNLESVFAANPFHQKGGYVVRSSGLLMAFKAYHPRGHRIEYLAVNNQEVRPHARYRVVSAGPQALKGIDVTRKGLSVDAHQVISEYFRRHKPVVVPSGPHVIAL; this is translated from the coding sequence ATGGCGGAACGGCGTCTGACGCTGGTGCAACAAAACGATACGCACGGCTATTTGTGGCCTCATCCGGAACTCTTTTGGACGGTGCCCCGACCCACGTTTCGCCGGCACGTCGGGGGATTGGCCCGAGCGGTGACGGTGGTCCGTCGGTTACGGCAGGCGGGGCCCGTGTTATGGGTCGACGGCGGGGACACCTTTCACGGCACCGGACCGGTGGTCTTGAGCCGGGGGCAAATCGTACCGCCCCTTTTAAAGGCGGCCGGCATTGACGTGATGGTGCCCGGCAACTGGGTTTTCGCTTACGGACCCGACGCGTTGAAAGACTTCATCCGGCAAAGCGGGGTTTCGGCTTTGGCCGCTAACGCCGAGACATCGGACGGCTCCTTTTTGCCGGCGGTCACCGTAAAAGAGGTCGGGGGGGTTCGGGTGGGACTGATGGGCCTGACCTATCCGGCCGAGACCCAAACCATGCCGGAGTCTTTTAGCCGCGGGCTGACATTTACGTTGGACGTTCCGGAAATTCAGGCGTCCATGGACCGGTTGCGGCATACCGAACGGGTCGATCTGACGGTCTTGTTGAGTCATATCGGGCTACCGTTAGACTTACGGTTGGCCGAGGAGGTTCACGGTATTGACGTCATTTTGAGCGCGCACAGTCACGATCGGCTGCATCAGGTCATGACCGTGGGAAACACGGTGGTGATTCAAGCGGGCGCACACGGGTCTTTTTTGGGCGTGCTCTCGTTGACCGTCGACGGGCCTCAGAAACTCAGCGATTGGGATTATCGACTCATGACCTTGATCGACGAGGAGGAAGACCCCGCGATCGCCGCCCGGGTCTCAGAAGCCCTCGCCCCGTATCAGGAACAGATGAACGAGCCGGTCGGCCAGCTGGGGAGTCCGCTTCACCGGATGACCGTGTTGGAAACTCCTATGGACCGGGTCATTACCGACGCCTATGTGGCCTATACCGGGGCCGACATGGCCTTTTCCCACGGATGGCGGTATGGGGCGCCGATGTTGCCCGGAGTGTTCACTCGGGGTGATTTATACAACATGATCCCGACTAATCCGGATCTGTTTGAAGCCGAACTCGACGGGCACACGCTGCGTGATTTTTTGGAAAAGAATTTGGAGAGCGTGTTCGCGGCCAATCCTTTTCACCAAAAAGGTGGATATGTCGTGCGGAGTTCGGGCCTTTTGATGGCCTTCAAAGCGTATCATCCGCGTGGCCACCGGATTGAATATTTGGCGGTGAATAATCAGGAAGTCCGGCCGCATGCCCGCTACCGGGTGGTATCGGCCGGACCACAAGCGCTGAAGGGGATTGACGTGACGCGAAAAGGGCTTTCGGTCGACGCCCATCAGGTGATTTCGGAGTATTTCCGCCGGCATAAACCGGTCGTGGTGCCGTCCGGTCCTCACGTCATCGCGCTCTAG
- a CDS encoding Kynureninase (PFAM: Aminotransferase class-V~TIGRFAM: kynureninase~COGs: COG3844 Kynureninase~InterPro IPR000192:IPR010111~KEGG: bcy:Bcer98_1903 kynureninase~PFAM: Aminotransferase, class V/Cysteine desulfurase~PRIAM: Kynureninase~SPTR: Kynureninase;~TIGRFAM: Kynureninase) produces the protein MSFTLSRQFAETEDRNDPLAPYRRLFPPAAERIYLAGNSLGLWSERAEQSLMAVLESWRHHGVDGWSHGPYPWFDLSERLGRLMVPLVGANPHEVIVTGSTTVNLHQLLATFYRPRGRRIKILTDSLAFPSDIYAIKSHITLHGLTVEEALIEVASPDGLTLDENAVIQAMTDDVALVILPSVLFVSGQRLDMATLTAAAHDRGILIGFDLAHSVGIMPHQLSAWGVDFAFWCTYKYLNGGPGSVGALYVADRHLPKTPGLAGWFSSDKAVQFDMAHTLVPSSDAGAFQIGTPHILSLAPLMGSLEMFREIPIETIRDKSLRLTRYLMDLVNHRLADRGFRIVTPLQDARRGGHVALAHPDAIRISKALKARQVIPDYRPPRIIRLAPSPLYTTYQDVWDTVNHLWEIMEYREYERYSPEREVVS, from the coding sequence ATGTCGTTTACCCTATCCCGGCAATTTGCCGAAACCGAGGACCGTAACGATCCGCTCGCGCCCTATCGCCGCCTGTTCCCGCCGGCGGCCGAACGCATCTATCTGGCGGGCAATTCGCTGGGGCTCTGGTCCGAACGCGCGGAACAGTCGCTCATGGCGGTGCTGGAGAGTTGGCGGCACCATGGGGTGGACGGCTGGTCTCACGGCCCCTATCCCTGGTTCGACCTGTCCGAACGCCTGGGACGCTTGATGGTGCCTTTGGTCGGGGCCAACCCCCATGAAGTGATCGTGACCGGATCGACCACGGTCAATTTACATCAGTTGCTGGCCACATTTTATCGTCCCCGCGGGCGACGGATAAAAATTCTCACGGATTCCCTCGCGTTTCCCTCGGACATCTACGCCATCAAAAGCCATATCACCCTTCATGGCCTTACCGTAGAGGAGGCCCTGATAGAAGTGGCAAGCCCGGACGGGCTGACCCTGGACGAAAACGCCGTCATCCAAGCCATGACGGACGACGTAGCGCTGGTCATCTTGCCCTCGGTGCTCTTCGTCAGCGGGCAGCGACTCGATATGGCCACACTCACGGCGGCCGCCCATGACCGCGGCATTCTCATCGGATTCGATTTGGCCCATTCCGTCGGCATCATGCCGCATCAACTGTCCGCGTGGGGCGTCGACTTCGCTTTTTGGTGCACCTACAAATATTTAAACGGCGGACCGGGCAGCGTCGGAGCCCTCTATGTGGCCGACCGCCATCTCCCGAAAACCCCCGGGCTGGCCGGTTGGTTCAGTTCCGACAAGGCGGTGCAATTTGATATGGCCCATACGTTAGTGCCGTCTTCCGACGCCGGGGCTTTTCAAATCGGAACCCCTCACATTTTAAGTCTCGCCCCGCTGATGGGATCGTTGGAAATGTTCCGGGAAATCCCGATCGAGACGATTCGGGACAAGTCCTTGCGCTTGACCCGATACCTGATGGATTTGGTGAACCATCGTCTGGCCGACCGGGGCTTTCGGATCGTCACGCCTCTTCAAGACGCGCGTCGGGGCGGGCATGTAGCCCTCGCCCACCCGGACGCCATACGGATTTCAAAAGCGCTGAAAGCCCGGCAGGTCATTCCGGACTATCGGCCGCCCCGAATCATCCGCCTGGCGCCAAGTCCGCTGTATACCACCTATCAGGATGTCTGGGACACCGTCAATCACCTATGGGAGATTATGGAATACCGAGAGTACGAGCGGTATTCCCCCGAGCGTGAGGTGGTCTCGTAA